The Peptostreptococcaceae bacterium genome segment CATTAGCATAGGTGGGGGTAGTTCAAACCGTCTTCAGAAAGTCCAAATGACATCTACTTTTCATTACTTGTTAATAAATTCTATTTCAAGCCATTTTTTTTCACTTTTTTCCATTGTTTAATCAATATTTTGTTGTATAATCACCTTGGATGATACTTTATTAAAGGAGGCGGAAATCTATGGCTTATAAAATTAGTGATGCTTGCATCAATTGCGGCGCTTGCGAAGCAGAATGTCCGGTAGACGCTATCACCGCAGGTGACAACACCTATGTTATCGACGCGGATTCATGCATTGACTGCGGCGCTTGTGCAAATGTGTGCCCAGTAGACGCTCCTCAACCGGAATAGTCGTCAAAAAGAAAAACCAAGGGAATCTCCCTTGGTTTATTTTTGTTTTTACAAATCTCAGTCTTTTATTCTGTATGTAACAGTAAGAAGGCTGTCTATAAGATGCACGTTCTCTACAATTACCCCTTCGGGCGTAGTTATATCGGTAGGTGCAAAGTTCCAAATTGCGCGAATCTTGCCCGCACGGCATAGCCTTGAAGCCACATCTTGTGCGTTCTCCTTATTTGTACAAACAAATGCTATGTCAATATCATTATTTTCAATATATTCCTCTATACCATCAAAGTCATATATCTTTATGTCCCTCATCATCATTCCAATAAGACGAGGATTGATGTCAAACATGGCTTTGCAATCGAATCCCGTTTTTTCGAAATTGGTATAGTTGACCAAAGCCTGTCCAAGATTCCCCGCCCCTATGATTACTATGTTGTAACCCTTGTCGAGGCCAAGTATCTTCCCTACTTCGCCGTGCAGTTCCCGAAC includes the following:
- a CDS encoding 4Fe-4S binding protein — encoded protein: MAYKISDACINCGACEAECPVDAITAGDNTYVIDADSCIDCGACANVCPVDAPQPE
- a CDS encoding redox-sensing transcriptional repressor Rex, coding for MEKKDKVSMVAIRRLPKYYRYLKDLMDKDIEKISSKELGDIMGFTASQIRQDLNNFGGFGQQGYGYNVRELHGEVGKILGLDKGYNIVIIGAGNLGQALVNYTNFEKTGFDCKAMFDINPRLIGMMMRDIKIYDFDGIEEYIENNDIDIAFVCTNKENAQDVASRLCRAGKIRAIWNFAPTDITTPEGVIVENVHLIDSLLTVTYRIKD